The nucleotide sequence GGATTAAAACTAGAAATATGTCAGTAATTATAAAGCAACATTACCTGGTTTAGGTAGCGGCCATTTGTTTGCCAGGTCTGAAGAAAAGCTGCGTCCTGGGCAAATTGTCTGTTGTCAAAGTTCACGCCGCTTCCAAGAAGCTGACCTCCATACTGACCTCCATACTGAGCATCATACTGGCTATCATACTGGCCAGAATAGAACTCTTGCATATTAGTCGTGGAAATGCCACCCTTGTAAAGCCCATTCTCGTGAATGCTATTGGCTCCGATTGTGCTCGAGCTCTTGTTCCCTGGCCATGCTGCATTCAGCATAGTATTCTTAACATCGCCCTTTGCTGCCGTTTCATAAGGGGGAACAATGAGACTGGAATCCTggacagcaaaacaaaaacaagcaatcaggtaaaaattacaaaaatagaagAGGGGGGATTACAATGACAAAAAGGTTTGTTTACAGGAACTATAAACCCAAGAgtacttttattattatgtcCTTACCACTGCGTCTCCTGGGGCCTCTGTGTTTGATTTGAGCAGAATTCCACCACTGTCTCCTGCATCATCAAGTTGCACTTTCTCTGCCCTTGTCAAGCAGAAAAATGCAAGAAGTAGAACTGCAATAACAAAGTATGTTAGAAATGAGTTCAGAATGAttgcatttttgtaatatgtaGCTCTCATTGTGTGGTCGGTATCAAAAGATTGAGCATCATGGCATTATACTCTGTAGAACGCTATCATATACGTCACTGCTCCGTTCCCAGTATGCAATGAATAAGCTACAAGAAAACCTTGAACTTTCTATCACTCTTCCAGCAGTTTTACACGAGCCTGAGCAcacaaaatttcttatttttcaccTTGTTTCATTAGCTACAAAGTCTAGTCTGTACTATTCTGTTGGCAAGATTATAGTAGTGGGGGACTCACTGAGCAGTAGGAGGAGGGCCAGAGGCAACAGCAAAGCCAGTACACCCAGTCCCCCTAATGACATAGAGCGATCCTTGGCCAAGCAGACTCCATTCCTGCACTGGCAGATCCTTACGTTCACCGTCTGTTCTCTACCGTAGCCCTGCAGATCTGTAACCATCATGGTAACTTGGTATATCCCTGTAGGAAGCTCTTTCATCTGCTGCAACGTACCTGCTGTGTCTAAGGAGAAAACAAATAGTGAAGAGATGTTAAAAAACAATAGCTGAATAGCTTCCATTTGAATTTAATGTTGCACCACAGATCAGATGACTTTAAcatagaaaaaatgtaaatttgcatTTAGTGTCTGTTTGAAAGTGGCCGATTTTAGAATTTACTTATGGTGTATCTGATAAGGACGTATACAGTACACACAGATAAACTGACAACAGCTATCCACTACAAGTAGTACAGTGCTTCTCGTGAAAGCTAAATAGCAACACCCTACAGGGGTTTTAAAAGATACCCTACAACTACATAAatgcataataaatataaaagagCAGAATAATTTGCTTTTAGACCCAATGTTTATAGGATCTATGCACTGGCCTTGCATCAAAAATCCATActcataaatctcaaacatatACTGAAGCCCAGCTGATATCTAAATAATACAGCTGGTTTAACGTGATCTAACAGGTCTTTATCAATACAAGGATAGGTTTGCCGCACTTGTCAAACAGTATCAGCATTACATAGTTCGTCCACCAGGGAGCATAAGTCTGTTTTTGACTGACCTTTTCATTATAGACAACATAtaagcaaaaacagatttttgatttattttttttaacaaatcacatttttcatttatgttcCAAACTGGATGCTAACAATTCATGAactttttacatcttttcaaACATATTATATACACATCAGTCTCAAAAACTGAGTATTAGAAgaattataaaacaaacaatttccACAACATCCTGTCATGCCTGTGTCTTGCGTGTTCTAATACGCTAGAAGAGTTACTCTGACATTTTGTGTTGAAGTTATATTTACACTAAAATACATGCTGGAACACACAAGATTTGGATTGTGCTATTTGTTAACTGGATTGTTAGCTGAAACACTCGCTGTAATTTTCGTACTTCACTGAAAAGAATCTCCTTGACTTAGTTCAAATGTGTGCAAATACAACCACCTACCATTTAGTCTCGACACAGACCATTTGCCATCGTTGTCAGAAGGCAAGGCAAAGGTGAAAGGGGAAGATAAGGGAGGCTGGTCTTTGTCTTCAGCGACAACTACGACAGAGCCAAGAGCTCCTTCCTTCTCACACAACACCAAGTCTTCGGTGGGGAGTTGTGGCACGTTGTCGTTGACATCATCCACCTGAATAATGACGGTTCCTGTACCTGTCTTGGAGCCTAAAATACACGAGAATTACGTTAGTTCACACGTAGGACAGATGTGGGCATGTTGGCACACGGGAACAACAAGAAAGACCATTTTAATTGCAGTCACTTTGATGCTAGTTGGAAGTCTCAAATCTTGACAACCACTGGGATGTGAGCCCAAATTTCAGCATCAGACAGGAGAGCATGATTCACTTTAAATGACTAGTCACATCATATCTTGTCAACAGGTGTTCTCAGGTAAAACAATGCAGGGCTGTATGTTCTGGCTGATACTGTTGAAGGTGGGGCTTGTACTGCTAATAACCTTCGACTGGCCTAACACCACAATCAAAAGGCATGTGGGGGacaaaacatctcaaaacaCACAGACTAAACAGTTTCCCAAACAGCTATTTTCCTGGTGATACCACAAGCTTATCAAGGCACTGtttctgtggtgtctggcaaATATCCATCAGGTAATAGGTGTGAGTTAAGAACAAACAAACTGCGCAGTGTTGAAGGTTAGGCTTTCGTTATCGTATGGTGATAAGGGTGAGCAGTTATTGAAGAACAGGAGATATCtttgatgttattttcagtATGGTTTATAAAAGTCGTTGACACTTAAGTGTACACCATTCACAAGTAACTTACTAGCATCAACTGCCTTGACGGTGATGTTGTAAATTCCATCCTTGACGAACTGTGACTCTCTGTCAATTGTGTTTGCAACCCTCAGCTCTCCGGTATTTTTGTCGACAGTGATCCATGAGGCTGGGTCTGAGGTCTTGTAATACCTGTGGCACAGTGAAAAAAGTACTTGTGTATTACTAGCCTCATCAGTTTAGCAGTCAAAGTCTGCCCTCCAGTGTTTAAGAGAAGTAACATAAACATGAGTTAGAGTCTTGAAAATTAGCTGCAATTTTGTCTGTTATTTTGTCACAGGAGACAAATAAAGCTTTtgttaaaaaaagcaaatttaaagAAGACTGATTACTTGATGCCATTGCTGCTCTTGGTCTCAGGATCTACAGCTGTGTATGTTCCTATCAGTGTGCCATTTGGTGTGTTCTCTTTGACAATGAAGCGGACAGTAGGAGCACTGAATTGTGGGCCTTCATCGACATTGGTGACTGCAACTTCCACAGGGATGGACATCCACTTGGCAGTGGTGCCATTCAGCTCAGCTTCATTTTGTGCTGAAATCTCAagctttatgtttttgttgagtTCATAATCTAAGGGCTGTAAAACACAGGCACAGAAGAAGTGCAATGTGAGCACAAATATGTTGCTATATGAGTCAAGACTTTCAATAACATCTGATACATATTAAATATCATTATCAATATGActaattaacaataataatatcttTAATATGAAAGCACACTCACCTTTGTGACGTACAGAAGCCCTTCATTTGTTTTGGGGTCAGTATCAATCCTGAagtttccattttcatttcctTTAGTGATGACAAACTTTGAAATCCAGTTGGGCGTGTTTATTAAATCTTTATCTTCGACGGGAATTCGAAGGATAAGTTTTTCACCTTCATTTTCTGGCACACTGACATCATACTAAAGAAAACGAAAGgcgattgtttttttaaaattagacaacaattctttaaggaaaaaaatatttatgaaacCCTGTTACAATTTATTAGACATTACGTCATTTCCTTTAATATTCTAACCACTTACAGATGCTTTTGTGAAAGTCGGCGGGTTGTCATTGATATCAGTCAGTTGAATTGTTGCTGTTGCAGTACTGGACAGACAATTTGCGTCACCACCCATGTCTTTGATTTGTACAGTCACCAAATGCTTGTCTTTTACCTTAAAAGTACATTTGACAGATTAGTATgagaaaaaggcagaaattAGGAACAAGACCAATCACTTACATCATCTCATTTCTAAGTAAATATTGTAAATCCTTAACACAATGATGGCAGGGCTCACCTCTCTGTCAAGGGTGTTGGTTGCCGCGGTGATGACACCTGTAGCTCCATCGATATTAAACAGGTCTGATCCAGTCAAGAGGATATACTTGATCAAAACGTGGCGGGACCCTGGTTCGTCTCTGTCTGTAGCAATCACCTTTCCAATCACGGTCCCTGAGGTGTAAATCATGATCATTTAGAGCACTTTACACTGAAGGTCAAATACCGCAGGATTATTGGAATGTATTTCATGTTCCTCACCTGCACTGCATCGCTCTTGCACTGTAAACTGTAATGGGCCTGCAAATTCTGGAGCATTGTCATTCACATCATCTACCTTTATTTCGATGGGCAACGGTAAGTCTGTTGGCTGATGTGTATTTGAGTCAAAAACACTGAccaatatctgttaaaaaaaaaaaacatccattgTACAAGATTAACACACATAAATATCCAACAAGAGCAATGTATATCTTACCATTTCATGTGTTATCGGTGTCAGATTAGTcgttttaaatgcttttcaacACCTGTCTTCTTGCAAATAAACTACGAACTATGTCAATTCCAGAGTGAAATCAACCACTAAACAGACCttccaaagaaacaaaactctAAATAACCAGGTGATAAAACATAAATCAGCAACTAATTTAATAATTAGGAATCACTTTAGTCAATCTTTAAGAAAATTTGTCAAACACTACTGTACCTAGTTGTAACTAGGCAATTAttagctttttgtttgtttgtttgctttatgtGGCAGTAAGCTAAACTTCTTCTAGAATATGGTCttagaaaaactaaaacctgcatttttcacagttttatgacattttatagaccaaaggACTAATGTATAAGGAAAAAACTGTTAGTTTGCAGGTCTTTTTCACACTCACTTTAAATACTGGAAACTGCTCACGATCCACTGGTTGGTGCACAGTCAACATTCCACTGCGACGGTTGAGACTGAACACATTAGCTGGATACTCATTGACTCCAGGTCCACTGCAGGTGTAGTAAACGTTGTGCGTGGCTTCCGAATCTGATACGATCTATAACAGAAACCAAATAAAGTCACACTTATTCaagtaaacaagaaaacaaaccagagTTCAAACAACAGCTTATTACAGCTTGCAGTGTTATGTAATGGATGAAGGGGGGGAAACGTGACTGCATCAACCCAGTTGACAATCTGTTCATTCAAGTAAAGTAATGATCAAATGAAGCTTATGCAATAAACAGGTGTGTTAGAGTGTGCGCAGCGAGAAAAGAAAGAGcacaagaaaaaacatgaaaagaaggcGAAAATGAGGATTTGGATTCCAATTTAAATTTGTGGGGTGTAAAGTTGAAAAAATTTCAAATTACCGTTTCAATGTCTTTCGGATAAGGCCCCTTGTCATTTTCCAGTATGTTGAAGGGTGGAGGACTCCAGCGTCTTTTGAAGCGCTTCAGGAAGCCTTGGCCAGTCTTTGGTGACATGCAAACAAATCAGGAAATTTTATAAAGGTCCATACACTACCATTCTGACCTGTAAACAAGTTATCGGAAACTCTAAAACATAATTCAAAGGACCTATTTCTACCACTTAATTTAATGCATGATTGCATTATAATACCATTCTAATTTAATGATacagataaaccttttaaaaactatttaatgGGTTGAACTGTCATAATAATGTTAGTAATTG is from Amphiprion ocellaris isolate individual 3 ecotype Okinawa chromosome 10, ASM2253959v1, whole genome shotgun sequence and encodes:
- the dsc2l gene encoding desmocollin 2-like protein, which gives rise to MANVFIFNICLLWIMSGVESCSVPSSLHVLVPKTIEPEHEISRVDVSDCTGFSTSDPSFSVTANGLIVASAPAAVTAEGRTFSVWAQHNNGLRSEMKVHLVYNTLKESHTGQGFLKRFKRRWSPPPFNILENDKGPYPKDIETIVSDSEATHNVYYTCSGPGVNEYPANVFSLNRRSGMLTVHQPVDREQFPVFKILVSVFDSNTHQPTDLPLPIEIKVDDVNDNAPEFAGPLQFTVQERCSAGTVIGKVIATDRDEPGSRHVLIKYILLTGSDLFNIDGATGVITAATNTLDREVKDKHLVTVQIKDMGGDANCLSSTATATIQLTDINDNPPTFTKASYDVSVPENEGEKLILRIPVEDKDLINTPNWISKFVITKGNENGNFRIDTDPKTNEGLLYVTKPLDYELNKNIKLEISAQNEAELNGTTAKWMSIPVEVAVTNVDEGPQFSAPTVRFIVKENTPNGTLIGTYTAVDPETKSSNGIKYYKTSDPASWITVDKNTGELRVANTIDRESQFVKDGIYNITVKAVDASSKTGTGTVIIQVDDVNDNVPQLPTEDLVLCEKEGALGSVVVVAEDKDQPPLSSPFTFALPSDNDGKWSVSRLNDTAGTLQQMKELPTGIYQVTMMVTDLQGYGREQTVNVRICQCRNGVCLAKDRSMSLGGLGVLALLLPLALLLLLILLLAFFCLTRAEKVQLDDAGDSGGILLKSNTEAPGDAVDSSLIVPPYETAAKGDVKNTMLNAAWPGNKSSSTIGANSIHENGLYKGGISTTNMQEFYSGQYDSQYDAQYGGQYGGQLLGSGVNFDNRQFAQDAAFLQTWQTNGRYLNQKLGYLGTEEDRRYADDIIHSYGYEGAGSAAGSVGCCSDNGETDNLDFLNTLGPKFKTLADVCRKS